In the Prochlorococcus marinus str. MIT 9312 genome, CTGAAGGCTACTATAAAATATTCGAAGATTGTGGTGCAAGGTTAGAGTTACCAGGCTGTTCTTTATGTATGGGAAATCAAGCCAGAGTAGATGAAGGTTCTGTAGTATTTTCTACAAGTACAAGAAATTTTGACAATAGACTTGGCAAGAATGCACAAGTCTTTTTAGGCAGCGCTGAATTAGCAGCAGTTTGCGCACTACTTGGAAAAATACCTGAAGTTGAAGAATATCAGGATATTACTAAAAATAAAATTAATCCATATTCAGATGAACTTTATCGCTATCTTCAATTTGATGAAATACACGATTTCAGCTTGACAAAGTAATCATGGACTATGCCAAACTTTATAAAAGATAATATTCAAAAAACAAGTAATAATTCTTCTCGTAGCATTAAAAAATTATTAAGACAAAGATCTCTAGTCGTTGTATTTTCACTCTTATTAACAGGTTTAGGGGCCTCAATTACAAGCATATCTTTTAAAACTGGAATCTATTTTATTAATAATTGGAGATTAGCATTATTAGACCAATTCCCATCTATTGCGGTCTTACCTATTTTTGGAGCTCTAGGAGGAGCTATTGCAGGATATTTGATCAAAAATATTGCACCTGCTGCAAAAGGTTCAGGTGTGAGTCAAATCATGGGTTTCTTAAGACATAAAAAAGTTCCAATGAATTTAAAAGTAGGATTAGTAAAGCTCATATCAGGAATTATTGCTATTGGCAGTGGATTCCCTTTAGGCCCAGAAGGTCCATCAGTTCAAATGGGAGGATCAGTAGCTTGGCAAATGGCCAAGTGGCTCAAAGCTCCTACAGCTTTCAGAAGAGTAATCGTAGCAGCAGGTGGTGGTGCTGGAATAGCTGCAGTATTTAGCGCTCCATTAGGAGGGTTTGTCTATGCAATAGAAGAGTTATTAAACTCTGCTAGACCAGTAATTTTGCTATTAGTAGTAATTACAACTTTTATTGCAGATTCATCTGCTGATATTATTCAAGCCTTGGGTTTAGATCCTAAAGCAGGAGGCTTTGATTTTAACCTCGGATTTTTGATTCAAAAAGAATATGACCCATCAGTTTTTTTCTTACCTGTAGATTTTATTTACTTAGTTTTACTGGGAATAATTATTGGGATATTTGCAGAATTGTACAGCAGATATGTTTTGTTAATGCAAAATCTTGGAAAAAAGTGGTATAAAAATAAATTTGTTTTAAAAATGAGTATCTGTGGACTTATTTTAGGAAGTATCTACTCTTGTTTACCCAGTACATTTCATAATTTAGATGAATTACAGAAAATAATAGCTGAACAAAATATAAGTATTGGAATTGCTTTATTAGCAGTTTTAGTACTATTTATCACGACTGGTTTGGCTGCAGCATCTGGAGCTCCTGGAGGATTATTCTATCCAATGCTTACTTTAGGAGGAGCAATCGGACTAATAATGGGAAGCTGGGTAGAAATTGCGACAGGACATGCTCCAAGTACGTACATTTTTGCGGGAATGGGAGCTTTCGTAGCTGGCTGTTCACGAACACCAATAACAGCAATGTTTTTAGCTTTTGCTTTAACAAAAAATTTATTAATAATGAAACCTGTCTTAATCAGCTGCATTGCCAGTTTCTTGATAGCAAGAGCTTTTAATGAAGAATCAATTTATGAAAGACAAATACAAATAGAATTAGAAGACTAAGAAACTATCTTCAATCAAAAACAGCAGTTTTGCTGTTATAAACAAATACTTGATGATTTAGATGTAATCTAACCGCTCTTGCTAAAGCTATTCTTTCAATATCTCTCCCTTTTCTTATCAAATCATCAACTTCATCCCTATGACTTACATTAACTGTGCATTGCTCTATTATCGGGCCTTCATCAAGATCTTCAGTAACATAGTGAGCAGTAGCACCGATTAATTTAACACCTCTCTTCCATGCTCGATGATATGGTTGCCCGCCCTTAAATGCAGGTAAGAAAGAATGATGAATATTTATTATTGAAGAAAACTTTTTTAAAAAAGAGTCACTCAAAATTTGCATATATTTGGCTAATACAACAAGATCAATTTCATATTCTTTTAATAAATTTAAAAATTGATCTTCAACAATAGATTTGTCAGTATTAAAGGTATCAATATAGACAAATTTTGCATTAAAATCATTTGCAATATTTTCAAGATCAGAATGATTAGAAATTATTAACGGCACTTTCATTTTGAGTTCACCATTTCTTACTCGCCAAAGCAAATCAATCAAACAATGATTTTGCTTACTCACGAAAATAGCAACATTTGGAATTTCATCAGAATAATTTACGTTAAATTTTCCATTTACTTCATCTGCAATTTTTTCAAATTCTTTATAGATTTCATATCTATTTAAAGATGCATTTTTACTATTCCATTCAATTCGACTAAGAAACAAACCCGCATCTTGATCTGTGTGATGATCAGAATGTTTTATGTTTCCACCGTAATTTGAAATCCAACTTGTAAGTAAACTTACAAGGCCAGGACGATCGGGACAAACAATTTTGAATATAATTGAAGGATGTTCCAAAAAATCTTTAACTATTAAGTCAAATAAGCAAGTATATATAATATATCAATGAAAAGCTTAAAAGAAAATTTTCAAAAAGCACACATAGTCATTATTGGATCTGGGATTATTGGAAAATTTAACGCCTTAGAATTATCAGAATTAGGTTTCCAGATAACAATAATAGATCCAACTCAACTCCAAAATAGTAGCAATGCAGCTTTAGGCTTGCTAATGGGTAATATGTATCAAAAAAGAAGAGGTAGAAGTTGGGATCTCAGAAAACAAAGCATTGAATTATGGCCACAATGGATTAAATTCTTGCAAAAATTTAATTATAAATTAAATATCGAAAAACCATTAATACAACTAACGACTAATGAAGAAAAGTTCAAAAAATTAGAGAAATTTATTTATGAAAATAATGATCAAAACTTACGAATTTTAGAAAGAGACTCAATATTAATCAATAATATAAATAAAGCCTTCAAAACAAACAATATAAAAGGGATAATTTCCTTCAAAGATGGAAGAATAAATGCTTTGTCTTTACTTCAAACATTAGATAAATGTTTAAAACATAAAAAAGTAAATTATTTACAAAGAGAAATAATAAAAATAAGAAAATCAAACAATCAATGGATTTCTACAACAAGGAATAATGAAAACATCAAATCTGACATGCTTATTTTGTGTAATTCACTAAAAGCGATTGATTTAATAGATAACCTATCTCACAACATCAAATTAAAACCTGTTTTAGGTCAAGCTATGGAAATTGAGATAAATGATGCAGAAGTTGATTTATTATCGCTGCCAAAACAATTCAATATTAATGGTAAAAATATAATTCCAAAATCAAAAAATAAGCTAATTATTGGATCAACTGACGAATATAGTACTAAGCCAGACGAAAATACATTCGAAAAACTCACAAATTTTCTCGATAAAAAACCTAATTGGCTTGTACAAGGAAATATTATAAGAAAATGGTCAGGGATTAGGTCAAGACCTGATGGTGAGCCTTCACCAATAATTAAAAACTTAGAAGATGGACTAATTATATGTACAGGTTTTTATAAAAATGGAATTTTACTTGCTCCAGCTTGTTCTAAATGGGTTGCTAATGAAATTAAAAATTACCTTTCTTAATCTTTTGTTTCAGTGAAGTCTGCATCAATTACATCATCTCCATCTTTTTCATTTGAGTCGTTCTGATCAGGACTAC is a window encoding:
- a CDS encoding ClC family H(+)/Cl(-) exchange transporter — encoded protein: MPNFIKDNIQKTSNNSSRSIKKLLRQRSLVVVFSLLLTGLGASITSISFKTGIYFINNWRLALLDQFPSIAVLPIFGALGGAIAGYLIKNIAPAAKGSGVSQIMGFLRHKKVPMNLKVGLVKLISGIIAIGSGFPLGPEGPSVQMGGSVAWQMAKWLKAPTAFRRVIVAAGGGAGIAAVFSAPLGGFVYAIEELLNSARPVILLLVVITTFIADSSADIIQALGLDPKAGGFDFNLGFLIQKEYDPSVFFLPVDFIYLVLLGIIIGIFAELYSRYVLLMQNLGKKWYKNKFVLKMSICGLILGSIYSCLPSTFHNLDELQKIIAEQNISIGIALLAVLVLFITTGLAAASGAPGGLFYPMLTLGGAIGLIMGSWVEIATGHAPSTYIFAGMGAFVAGCSRTPITAMFLAFALTKNLLIMKPVLISCIASFLIARAFNEESIYERQIQIELED
- the purU gene encoding formyltetrahydrofolate deformylase is translated as MEHPSIIFKIVCPDRPGLVSLLTSWISNYGGNIKHSDHHTDQDAGLFLSRIEWNSKNASLNRYEIYKEFEKIADEVNGKFNVNYSDEIPNVAIFVSKQNHCLIDLLWRVRNGELKMKVPLIISNHSDLENIANDFNAKFVYIDTFNTDKSIVEDQFLNLLKEYEIDLVVLAKYMQILSDSFLKKFSSIINIHHSFLPAFKGGQPYHRAWKRGVKLIGATAHYVTEDLDEGPIIEQCTVNVSHRDEVDDLIRKGRDIERIALARAVRLHLNHQVFVYNSKTAVFD
- a CDS encoding NAD(P)/FAD-dependent oxidoreductase, which translates into the protein MKSLKENFQKAHIVIIGSGIIGKFNALELSELGFQITIIDPTQLQNSSNAALGLLMGNMYQKRRGRSWDLRKQSIELWPQWIKFLQKFNYKLNIEKPLIQLTTNEEKFKKLEKFIYENNDQNLRILERDSILINNINKAFKTNNIKGIISFKDGRINALSLLQTLDKCLKHKKVNYLQREIIKIRKSNNQWISTTRNNENIKSDMLILCNSLKAIDLIDNLSHNIKLKPVLGQAMEIEINDAEVDLLSLPKQFNINGKNIIPKSKNKLIIGSTDEYSTKPDENTFEKLTNFLDKKPNWLVQGNIIRKWSGIRSRPDGEPSPIIKNLEDGLIICTGFYKNGILLAPACSKWVANEIKNYLS